From the genome of candidate division TA06 bacterium:
ATCAGCTTGTCTTTTGACTTGGAGTCCTTGAGCCGGGAGACGGCCGAGGCCAGTCCCATGCCGATGGCGGTGCGGGTGGGGTCTATGGTTCCCACCTGCAGCCGGTCGATGATACCGCCCAGGATGGTGCGGTTGATGGTCAGCGGGCACTGGGCCATGGAGCCGTTGGCGAAGGCCACCAGTCCTATCCGGTCGCCCGCCCGCTTGGCGATGAATTCCTTGGCCCGTTCCTTGGCCACGTACAGCCGGTTCCTGGGGCTGAAATCCTCGTATTTCATGGTCTCCGAGACATCCAGGCAAAGCATGATGTCCACGCCCTTGACCTCCACCTCCTCGTAAACCCTTCCCCGCTGGGGGCGGGCCAGGGCCAGGGTCATGAAAACCAAAGCCAGGAGGTTCAGGGCCAGCAGCAGGTATTTCAGAATGTCCGATCTCTTCTTATAGCCGGCGAAGAACGAAGTGTCGGAGAATATCACCGCTCCGGTCCTCTTCTTCAACTCCAGCCACAATAGAAGGGCGATGGGTAGCAGCAGCAGCAGATATAATGGTGAAGCGAAGCGCATATCTATACGGCCTCCGTTGCCGGCTTTTCGCTTTTAGCCTTCCCGGCGGGTTCCGGAGGGAGGGGGATGGTCCGGGTGATCAGGTCCCTGACGGTTTCCATGGCTTGGGCGGTCTCCTGTTCCGGGGGCACGGCCTTGGCGTACTTGACCAGGTCGGCCCGGTTCAAAAAGTCTGAGAATTCCTGCCGCAGGGGCGTTTTGTATATTTTTAAATTCAAAACGATCTCGGTGGTGGTCTGCTCCACCGCGTTGAACTCAAAACGCCTTTCGATATAGCGTTTGAGAATTTCGGACAAGGCGTAATAATATTTGCTGACAAAACCCTTGGCCAGCCATTCGTCCTTGGGCAGATTGTCCAAGGCCTTCAACGCTTCCTCCCAGGGCGGCAGCGGGGCCAGGGCCAGTTCCCTGATCTTCTTAAGCTTTTTGTACAACTGCAAACTCAAGTAAACCAAGGCGGCCAGGACCAGGACCAGGGCCGGGATCAGCCACAGCCAGTAGTTGG
Proteins encoded in this window:
- a CDS encoding VWA domain-containing protein, with amino-acid sequence MRFASPLYLLLLLPIALLLWLELKKRTGAVIFSDTSFFAGYKKRSDILKYLLLALNLLALVFMTLALARPQRGRVYEEVEVKGVDIMLCLDVSETMKYEDFSPRNRLYVAKERAKEFIAKRAGDRIGLVAFANGSMAQCPLTINRTILGGIIDRLQVGTIDPTRTAIGMGLASAVSRLKDSKSKDKLIILLTDGLNNAGDIDPLTAARLAQSFGIKVYCIGIGTNGPVTIMVNDPFWGPRPQTVNMEFDMKPLDEIAKITGGRAFLATDDEALKIIYDEINKLEPTTYKVNRHTVYSEKAYLFLFPALFLMLLGMALALTVARRLP